The DNA sequence CGTCAAATGCCAAATTAACCAAGAATCGATCGTACCGAAAGCCAGTTTCCCTTGATTTGCTAGATTTCGAGCGTTTTCGACATGATCTAAAATCCATTCCACTTTACTGGCAGAGAAATAGGCATCTAAAAGCAATCCTGAGCGATTTTTAACCTCTTTTTGTAACTCTCTTTCCTTAAGATTGTCAATTTTTGCTGAAGTTCTTCTGTCTTGCCAAACAATTGCATTATAAATAGGTTTCCCCGTCTCCTTATTCCATACAACTGTTGTCTCTCGTTGATTGGTGATGCCAATACCCTCTATTTGTTTTTTTTCAATATTTCCTTGTTCAATGGCTTTTTCTACCACTGATAAAACAGATTGCCAAATTTCAAGGGGATCGTGTTCTACTTCTCCGGGGTTAGGATAATATTGAGTAAACTCTTGCTGTGCCGAAGAAATAACTTTACCATCTTTGTTAAATATTAATGCCCTTGAACTGGTTGTTCCCTGATCAATTGCCAAAATATATTTATCCATTATAGTTAGCCTTGATTTTATGTTCATTCTTTATGGTAACTATTAATGAGGGTTGATAATGTCAGGGAGGTAGATGTCAAGTGTCAGGTAGCAGATTTCAGGCTTGAATTAATTCTTAATTCTTAATGGCTTACTGCTCATATTTTCCCATTGAACTCAAGCTAAACATAAGGGGTAACATCTTCTTTACACTCATCAGCTAAAAAGGATAAAGAGCGAAATCTTAAACCTACTAACTGTTCATATAGGGGATTTAATTTACACATAGGGGGAATATGAACAATTTTTTTGCCAAATAAAACAATATCACGTTCAAAAGGACATTGAGAAGGTACCATTTTACAAATAAAACGAGCTAATCTAGGATCTTGAACATCCATGTCATCTAACCAGTTTTTAACAGGTTTTAATAAGTCTGGGGGGTGACTTTCTTCTTGGCTTACATCTTCTCTGTCTGGATTCCACAAAGTTGCCTCTAAGGACTTTAACGCTTCAATATCTAAGCCCAAAGCCTCTTGAAAAGCATGAACTGCATCGGCTTCTGATTGGCTATATACCCCATTTGCGATCGCCATCATTACTGCGGTACGTAGGAAATTTTCCTTAGTATTGGGATCATTCCCTAAAGCATCGGCTAATTCTTGAGGGGTAATAGGTTCTAAATCACCTAAATTTGTGTTTGGTGCTAACTCGTCTTGAGTTAAACTAGCAATAAATTCTTTCTCTTCAGGATCAAAGTGACCATCGGCATAGGCAACAGTTAGTAAACCTCGTAACCATGCAGAAATTTGTTGATCATTATATTGATTTAATCTTTCGTTGTTTGTCATCGTTTTGAATAATATTTTGAATAATATTTATTTACATTGAGCAATTGAGGAAAGGGCAAAGGTAATTAATTTAGTTTCCCCCTAATACCCTAATACCCCAATACCTCAACACCCCAACATCTGCAACCTAAACCCCAAGCCCTTATTTCCCCCAGGGCTGTTTCATTCTAAAATTTTCTGGTTAAGGCAGGGAATGGGGAATAGGCAATGGGCAATAGTTTTTAATGGTTTATGGTTATAAATTGATAATCTAAACATTTTTAACTACTTCTTAATCCTCAAAGTTCTAAAACGCTATATTCTTTTACTGGCAATAGTTTTAGCGTTTTTGTATTTCTACTTTGAAACAGCCCTGCCTATTTCCCCTAACATCCTAAACCCTCAAAACTAGGAGGACAATTTTAGGGTTCAACCCATTTACCATCGGCTTTGATGAGATTAATTAACTCTTTTACTCCCTCTGTCTCTGGCACTTTTTTGATTTCTTCTCTACCACGATACAGGGAAATATAACCCGGTTGCTTACCTACATATCCATAGTCTGCGTCTGCCATTTCTCCCGGTCCATTAACAATACAGCCCATTACAGCTATATCTAATCCTGTTAGGTGTTTGGTTGCTTCTCTAACCTGATGTAATACTTCTTCTAAGTTAAATAAAGTACGTCCGCAGGAAGGACAAGCCACATATTCCACCATTGTCTTCCGTAATCCTAAAGCCTGTAAAATGCTATAACAAACAGGAATTTCTTTTTCTGGGGCTTCTGTTAAAGATACTCGGATGGTGTCGCCGATACCTTCTGCTAATAAAGTACCAATTCCTGCTGTGGATTTAATCCTGCCATATTCTCCATCTCCTGCTTCGGTAACTCCTAAATGTAGAGGATATTCCATTCCTAACTCATCCATTCTTTTTACCATGAGACGATATGCCGCCAACATGACAGGCACACGGGAGGCTTTCATGGAAATGACTAGATTACGAAAATCTAAAGACTCACAAATTTTGATAAACTCTAGGGCTGATTCTACCATCCCTTCGGGAGTGTCACCATAGGTAAAAAGCATTCTTTCTGATAAAGAGCCATGATTAACACCGATACGCATTGCTTTTCCTTGTTCTCTTAAGGAAACAACTAACGGTTCTAATGTTTCTTTGATTTTTTCCCCAATTTGGGCAAATTCTTCCGCAGAATAGGAGGTGCGATCGCTGCTTGGTTTTTCAAATACGTATAACCCCGGATTTATTCTGACTTTATCAACGTGTTTAGCCACTTCTAAGGCAATTTTCATTCCATTATGATGCACGTCAGCAACTAAAGGAACAGGCTGATAACTTTGTGCTAATTTAGCTTTAATTTCCCCAACCGCTTTCGCATGGGCAAGACTTGGCACTGTCACCCTAACAATTTCACAACCAATTTCATGTAAACGACGGATAGCCGCAACGGAAGCATCCACATCGAGAGTATCTTCGTTAATCATAGATTGTACTACGACAGGATTGTTGCCCCCAACAGTTACGTTTCCGACTTTGACAGGGCGGGTTTTGCGTCTATGAATAGTCGTATCAAATAAGTTATTGTCTAAATCCCTTAGAGGTTTATCAATAGTTTGCATCGTCTTGCTTTTATGGCTATTATTTATAATCAATTTTATTTTAAAGGACAATGACAGGGTTTTTGATAATAAACCTTTATTCTTTTGCTCTAAGGCAAGTATTTTTCTCTGAGACATTAGGAATAATAACTTTATAATTGTTAAACTTTCTTAAAATATTTTTATAGGGTAAATCTTAACATTATTGACCGAAATTAGATAAATATTTACTATTTTCAATGGTTAGTATTTTTTATCAGTGATTCTACAGTATTTTTTAAGTAAGTGTCTTATATAGCAATGCTATTTGAGTTGTGTTTTTTTTGTTGTAAAAAGCAAAAGTCAAGAGCCAAAAGGCAAGAAAGATTATATATTCGGTGTTTGTTTTCTAATAGATGATTTTTTGTCAATGATTTAGAAGTGCTATATATAAAGAAGAAGATAAATATTCTTTATGCCTAATTCAGCAGATATATAGTTGAAAAAATTGAAAATAATTTAATCTTTAGTATCTCTATTTATCCACAGACAAAAATAAATTACTAGATCTCATTTTTCTTAATTTAGAGTTAATATATTAATTAAGAGGCAGTCAGAAATTTGGAATTCAAGACTGAAATGATAATTATGTTAAAAAATAACTTGAACTGTCATACAAATTCTTTAGGAATTTTTGTCATATTATCGCTTATAAGTATCAATAGTTTAATGGTTGAACCTAGTTTTGCTCAAACTTCCTCACCCATAGAAGAAGATGTATCAATTACGGGAGATTCTTTACAGGGTTTGGATTCTAGCAGTCTTGCTGGAAATCAGTCCAATACTCCAAAATGGGATGTAACCGTTGAAAGAGAAAAAAAACAACCCAGTTTTAGTACGGGGAATGAATTTTTTGACTCTTTATTACAAAAGCAATCTGAACCTACCAAAACTTCTACAGAGGAAAAAATTAACACAAATAAAGGTGATGTTCCAGTTAATCAAGGAGGTACAATTCCTTTATTTAATTTCTAACAGAGATTAGTTATTCTTAATTAAAAAATTAAGCCCACTTAGCTATACTTCTGTTTGAGAGAACATTGTTGGGTTGCAGTGGGTAAGAAGCGAGAAATAATAGGCTAAAGTGAGAAAAATTTATTTTCAATTTTTGCTGATAGCTTGATAGCTAATTATTAAAGATTTCTGCGTCTTTCAGCAAGGGAGCATTTTTATCTTTTTCCGAAAGAATTGGAGTTTCTTTTAAATTCCAGTTAAGGGCAATTTCTGGATCATTCCAACGAATTGATCTATCATGTTGTGAGCTATAAAAATTATTGGTTTTATATAAAACATCAGCAGTTTCAGAAAGCACTAAAAAGCCGTGAGCAAAACCTTCTGGAATCCAGAGTTGTTTTTGGTTTTCTGCACTCAGTTTAACGGCAACCCATTTTGTAAAAGTTGGGGATGATTTTCTTATGTCAACTGCTACATCTAATATTTCTCCGTTAATTACTCTGACTAATTTGGCTTGTTTCTGTTGTACTTGATAATGTAATCCTCTTAAGACATTTCGTTGAGAATGGGAGTGATTATCTTGAACAAAGTTGGGATTTAAGCCTGTTTTTTCTTGAAAAGTTCGAGCATTAAAACTTTCATAAAAAAAACCTCTATCATCTTGAAAAACTTTAGGTTGAATGATGAAAACTTCGGGGATTTCAGTAGTGATAATTTCCATAACTTTTCTTTTTTTATATGTTTTTTATATGTATGAAATTTGTTGAGTTTTCGAGAGCAAAAAATACTTTGCACTTATTGCCCAGATTTTTAATTAATAAAGACTTCTACTACTTTACTTAAACCAACGGAATTAGATGCTTTAAATAAGATACGATCGCCTTCTTGTGTTATATTTTGTAAAGCGGAAATTAAATTTTTATGGTTGCTATAAATTTGTGAAGGAATACCATTTGCACCTTCAGCAATTTGTTTTGTTGCTTCTTCATCGGCTAAAATTAAGACTAAATCAAGGTTTAAATCTTTTATGGTTTCTCCTACCTGACGATGTAATATAGGGGCATAATCTCCTAATTCTTTCATAGTTCCTAATACTGCTATTTTGCGTTTTCCATCAGTTTGGGCTAGAAGTTTTAAAGAAGCCAACATAGATTCATAACCAGCGTTATAGGTTTCGTCTAACACCAGAATATCATTGGCTAGAGAATAACGTTTTGCTCTTCCTTTTGGTAAATTAACCTCTATGCCTTGTTGTAAAGGAGTTAAATCTAACCCTAAAACTTTAGCTGTAGCTATTGCTCCTAAATAGTTTAGGGCATTATGTTCTCCGAGTAAAGGTAATGGATAAAGTTGATTATCTACTTTAAGGGTGGAGTCGTTGATTAATTCTCCCAAAAAATTTCCCGATTTCAAACCATAGGTAATAGTTTCTCCTGTCCAAACTTTTGTTGCCGTTGATACTAATAAATCATTATCTCCATTAATAATTGCGACTCCTGAATTATCCATATTTGCTAGTAATTCACATTTTGCTTCGGCGATGGCTTCTCGTGAACCAAGTAAACCGATATGAGCAGTTCCTACATTCGTAATTACACCGATATTTGGTTGGGCAATTTCAGTTAATAAGGCAATTTGCCCTTTTCCCCTCATTGCCATTTCTATAACAGCATAAT is a window from the Cyanobacterium sp. Dongsha4 genome containing:
- the ispG gene encoding (E)-4-hydroxy-3-methylbut-2-enyl-diphosphate synthase, which encodes MQTIDKPLRDLDNNLFDTTIHRRKTRPVKVGNVTVGGNNPVVVQSMINEDTLDVDASVAAIRRLHEIGCEIVRVTVPSLAHAKAVGEIKAKLAQSYQPVPLVADVHHNGMKIALEVAKHVDKVRINPGLYVFEKPSSDRTSYSAEEFAQIGEKIKETLEPLVVSLREQGKAMRIGVNHGSLSERMLFTYGDTPEGMVESALEFIKICESLDFRNLVISMKASRVPVMLAAYRLMVKRMDELGMEYPLHLGVTEAGDGEYGRIKSTAGIGTLLAEGIGDTIRVSLTEAPEKEIPVCYSILQALGLRKTMVEYVACPSCGRTLFNLEEVLHQVREATKHLTGLDIAVMGCIVNGPGEMADADYGYVGKQPGYISLYRGREEIKKVPETEGVKELINLIKADGKWVEP
- the rfbC gene encoding dTDP-4-dehydrorhamnose 3,5-epimerase, whose product is MEIITTEIPEVFIIQPKVFQDDRGFFYESFNARTFQEKTGLNPNFVQDNHSHSQRNVLRGLHYQVQQKQAKLVRVINGEILDVAVDIRKSSPTFTKWVAVKLSAENQKQLWIPEGFAHGFLVLSETADVLYKTNNFYSSQHDRSIRWNDPEIALNWNLKETPILSEKDKNAPLLKDAEIFNN
- a CDS encoding Mo-dependent nitrogenase C-terminal domain-containing protein, with product MTNNERLNQYNDQQISAWLRGLLTVAYADGHFDPEEKEFIASLTQDELAPNTNLGDLEPITPQELADALGNDPNTKENFLRTAVMMAIANGVYSQSEADAVHAFQEALGLDIEALKSLEATLWNPDREDVSQEESHPPDLLKPVKNWLDDMDVQDPRLARFICKMVPSQCPFERDIVLFGKKIVHIPPMCKLNPLYEQLVGLRFRSLSFLADECKEDVTPYV
- a CDS encoding UDP-N-acetylmuramoyl-tripeptide--D-alanyl-D-alanine ligase; the encoded protein is MKTFANVDFVREITEAKCSSFSSQILAENCVGISTDTRTLKRGEIFLALEGENFNGHDFLDNAFEKGAIASIVNEKYSNLINKNFPILQVKNTLEAYQKIAQWWRQNLGLPVIGVTGSVGKTTTKELISAVLKTQGKVLKTEANYNNEIGVPKTLLQIDENDNYAVIEMAMRGKGQIALLTEIAQPNIGVITNVGTAHIGLLGSREAIAEAKCELLANMDNSGVAIINGDNDLLVSTATKVWTGETITYGLKSGNFLGELINDSTLKVDNQLYPLPLLGEHNALNYLGAIATAKVLGLDLTPLQQGIEVNLPKGRAKRYSLANDILVLDETYNAGYESMLASLKLLAQTDGKRKIAVLGTMKELGDYAPILHRQVGETIKDLNLDLVLILADEEATKQIAEGANGIPSQIYSNHKNLISALQNITQEGDRILFKASNSVGLSKVVEVFIN